A stretch of the Arthrobacter sp. PAMC 25486 genome encodes the following:
- a CDS encoding D-alanyl-D-alanine carboxypeptidase/D-alanyl-D-alanine-endopeptidase has product MGRTSKVVTSGLLICALAAVSVPVGMELFPAFLPKDPAAVAVVPTAQLAPTTLHHVTSVAPLSPDAPLPDAARLSAELKQALKSDGAGTFSVYVADALTGRELFSQDGKTARIPASNLKLLTAGAALKTLGPDTRFTTNAVAGEKINEIVLVAGGDSMLAAGAGSEESVMGRAGLETLAKETAAALATKGTKAPVTISIDDTLFTGPALNPAWASEDVEVGEIAPIYPMALNAGRVTAGELSGPRPQDSAVAVAESFARELEKAGVATMGTITRSKAPAAPGTNTTSPSATASPAPSESDTGQPAVLAPGVVLASVESATVAEQTRFMLEESDNYVAEVLGRMVADKMGKPATNDGAVAAVRQAVTALGLPMDTIVTVDNCGLALEDLISPAQLVQFLSLLLDKPGADAALALPGLPIAGLSGSLANRFVRPPSLDGAGLVRAKTGSLILVTALSGYVVNSDGRLLVFSILGNGLSDGAAAARPVVDAAAAVLAKS; this is encoded by the coding sequence ATGGGACGCACCTCAAAAGTTGTGACGAGCGGCTTGCTTATTTGCGCCCTCGCCGCCGTCAGCGTACCCGTTGGCATGGAATTGTTTCCCGCATTCTTGCCCAAGGATCCCGCCGCCGTGGCTGTTGTGCCCACCGCGCAGCTGGCGCCCACCACCTTGCATCACGTGACTTCCGTCGCCCCCCTGAGTCCCGACGCGCCCCTGCCTGATGCCGCGAGGCTCTCGGCCGAGCTGAAACAGGCGTTGAAGTCCGACGGCGCAGGTACTTTTAGCGTGTATGTCGCCGACGCCCTGACCGGCCGGGAGCTGTTTTCCCAGGATGGAAAGACGGCGAGGATTCCTGCGTCTAACCTGAAACTGCTCACCGCCGGGGCTGCCCTGAAAACTCTCGGCCCTGACACGCGTTTCACCACCAACGCGGTGGCCGGCGAAAAAATCAACGAGATCGTGCTGGTCGCCGGCGGCGACTCCATGCTCGCTGCCGGGGCAGGTAGCGAGGAATCCGTCATGGGCCGTGCCGGGTTGGAAACGCTCGCCAAGGAAACAGCGGCAGCCCTGGCCACCAAGGGGACGAAGGCCCCCGTCACCATCAGTATTGACGACACCTTGTTCACGGGACCCGCACTGAACCCTGCTTGGGCGTCTGAAGATGTTGAGGTTGGCGAGATCGCTCCGATCTACCCCATGGCGTTGAACGCCGGGCGGGTTACCGCCGGCGAGCTGAGCGGGCCGCGCCCGCAGGATTCAGCGGTTGCCGTGGCCGAGTCCTTCGCCCGGGAGCTGGAAAAGGCCGGTGTTGCCACGATGGGCACCATCACCCGCAGCAAGGCACCCGCCGCGCCTGGCACCAACACCACCTCACCCAGCGCCACCGCCTCACCCGCGCCCAGCGAAAGCGACACCGGCCAGCCTGCGGTGCTTGCGCCCGGCGTCGTGCTTGCCTCGGTTGAATCCGCCACGGTCGCCGAACAAACCCGGTTCATGCTGGAAGAGTCCGACAATTATGTGGCGGAAGTCCTGGGCCGCATGGTCGCCGACAAGATGGGGAAGCCTGCCACGAACGACGGCGCAGTGGCCGCCGTCCGCCAGGCCGTCACCGCACTGGGGCTGCCGATGGACACGATCGTGACGGTGGATAATTGCGGGCTGGCGCTTGAAGATCTCATCAGCCCGGCGCAATTGGTGCAGTTCCTGTCGCTGCTGCTGGACAAACCAGGTGCGGACGCCGCACTGGCCCTGCCCGGACTGCCCATTGCAGGGCTGAGCGGCAGCCTCGCCAACCGCTTTGTCCGGCCGCCATCCCTTGACGGGGCCGGGTTGGTGCGGGCCAAGACGGGATCCTTGATTCTTGTCACCGCTTTGTCCGGTTACGTGGTGAATTCCGACGGGCGGCTGCTGGTGTTCTCCATCCTTGGCAACGGGCTCAGCGACGGGGCGGCCGCGGCGCGTCCGGTGGTTGACGCCGCTGCCGCAGTCCTGGCGAAGAGCTGA
- the tilS gene encoding tRNA lysidine(34) synthetase TilS: MTPQEHQQPRGRLDPTVGKARAMVGALLGLKTTGKNRVVENPPLILVGCSGGPDSLALAAVCAFFARRGEVRVGAVVVDHQMQDGSAEVAQATATQLRGLGLEPVLVRTVDLKHDGVGPEAAARAARFGALEETAREVGAAHVLLGHTLDDQAESVLLGLARGSGTRSLAGMRERRGSYLRPFLGLRREETLAICDALDLEPWHDPSNQDPAYLRVRVRNNVLPFLIDELGPGIAESLARSASILGHDADFLDELAATEYEKLVERGASNGENAGEKGDLGQIWLAEDALRGLAPALRMRVLALAAVELGGVQPSLERLGAAEKLLEREGSAGPVQLAGKVSAYRQPRNQAGPHQGASYGKLVLRRNT; the protein is encoded by the coding sequence ATGACGCCGCAGGAACACCAGCAGCCGCGCGGCCGCCTCGACCCCACCGTAGGTAAGGCGCGGGCCATGGTGGGCGCGCTCCTGGGCCTGAAAACCACCGGCAAAAACCGTGTGGTGGAAAACCCGCCCCTGATCCTGGTCGGTTGCAGCGGCGGCCCCGACTCCCTGGCCCTGGCCGCCGTGTGCGCGTTTTTTGCCAGGCGCGGCGAGGTGCGGGTGGGCGCCGTCGTGGTTGACCACCAGATGCAGGACGGCAGCGCGGAGGTCGCCCAAGCCACCGCCACACAGCTCCGCGGCCTGGGACTGGAACCGGTTTTGGTGCGCACCGTTGACCTGAAGCACGACGGCGTTGGCCCGGAAGCAGCGGCCCGCGCCGCCCGCTTTGGGGCACTTGAGGAGACGGCACGCGAGGTGGGGGCAGCCCATGTGCTGCTGGGCCACACCCTGGACGACCAGGCCGAATCGGTGCTGCTGGGCCTCGCACGAGGCTCGGGAACACGCTCCCTGGCCGGCATGCGCGAACGCCGCGGCAGCTACCTGCGCCCCTTCCTGGGCCTGCGGCGGGAAGAAACCCTGGCCATCTGTGACGCCCTGGACCTGGAACCGTGGCACGATCCCAGCAACCAGGACCCTGCCTATTTGCGGGTGCGGGTGCGCAACAACGTCCTCCCCTTCCTGATCGACGAGCTGGGGCCCGGCATTGCCGAGTCCCTGGCGCGTTCGGCCAGCATTTTGGGCCATGACGCCGACTTCCTCGATGAACTTGCCGCCACGGAATACGAAAAATTGGTGGAACGCGGCGCCAGCAACGGCGAAAATGCGGGCGAAAAAGGTGACCTTGGCCAAATTTGGCTCGCCGAAGATGCCCTGAGGGGACTGGCTCCGGCCCTGAGGATGAGGGTGTTGGCGCTGGCCGCCGTCGAACTTGGGGGAGTGCAGCCAAGCCTGGAACGCCTCGGTGCCGCGGAAAAACTGCTGGAGCGGGAAGGCTCTGCCGGACCGGTGCAATTGGCGGGCAAGGTCAGCGCGTACCGGCAACCCCGAAACCAGGCAGGTCCCCACCAGGGTGCCAGCTATGGGAAGCTTGTCCTTAGACGCAACACATAA
- the hpt gene encoding hypoxanthine phosphoribosyltransferase — MDSQDVAADLKHVLYTKEQIQTRVAELAAQIDVDYQDRDVLLVGVLKGAVMIMADLSRALHSHVTMDWMAVSSYGSGTQSSGVVRILKDLETDLMGKHVLIVEDIIDSGLTLSWLRANLMSRGPASVEICTLLRKPAAAKVAIDVKYVGYEIPNEFVVGYGLDFDEKYRNLDFIGTLAPHVYE, encoded by the coding sequence GTGGATTCACAAGACGTCGCAGCCGATCTGAAGCATGTTCTTTACACCAAGGAGCAAATCCAAACACGCGTCGCCGAACTGGCCGCGCAGATTGATGTTGATTACCAGGACCGCGATGTCCTGCTGGTCGGTGTCCTCAAGGGCGCAGTCATGATCATGGCCGATCTGTCCCGCGCACTGCACAGCCACGTCACCATGGACTGGATGGCCGTCTCCTCCTACGGCTCCGGGACCCAGTCCTCCGGCGTGGTGCGGATCCTGAAGGACCTCGAGACGGACCTCATGGGCAAGCACGTGCTCATCGTAGAGGACATCATCGACTCCGGCCTGACCCTGTCCTGGCTGCGCGCCAACCTGATGTCGCGCGGACCGGCATCCGTGGAAATCTGCACCTTGCTGCGCAAGCCCGCGGCCGCGAAGGTTGCGATTGACGTCAAGTACGTCGGCTACGAGATCCCCAACGAATTCGTTGTTGGTTACGGCCTGGACTTCGACGAGAAGTACCGCAACCTCGACTTCATCGGCACGCTGGCGCCGCACGTTTACGAATAA
- the folE gene encoding GTP cyclohydrolase I FolE: protein MDLPRIEAAVREILLAIGEDPERSGLLDTPKRVAKAYAEVFSGIHQDPSEILGTTFDIAHQEMVLVKDIPFYSTCEHHLVPFHGSAHVGYIPGVDGRVTGLSKLARLVDLFAKRPQVQERLTSQIADAIVEHLKPAGAIVVVECEHMCMSMRGVRKPGAKTVTSAVRGSLHEPATRAEAMSLILGR, encoded by the coding sequence GTGGACCTGCCCCGCATTGAGGCGGCTGTGCGGGAGATCCTGCTGGCCATCGGGGAAGACCCCGAGCGCAGCGGCCTGCTGGATACCCCCAAGCGCGTGGCCAAGGCGTATGCGGAGGTCTTTTCCGGCATCCACCAGGACCCGTCCGAGATCCTGGGCACCACCTTCGACATTGCCCACCAGGAAATGGTGCTGGTGAAGGACATTCCGTTCTACTCCACCTGCGAACACCACCTGGTCCCATTCCATGGCAGCGCCCACGTGGGCTACATCCCGGGTGTGGACGGCAGGGTTACCGGCCTGAGCAAGCTGGCCCGCTTGGTGGATCTTTTCGCCAAGCGCCCGCAGGTGCAGGAACGGTTGACCAGCCAGATCGCCGACGCGATCGTGGAGCACCTCAAACCTGCCGGGGCCATCGTCGTCGTCGAATGTGAACACATGTGCATGTCCATGCGTGGCGTGCGTAAACCAGGAGCCAAAACCGTCACCAGTGCGGTGCGCGGTTCGCTTCACGAGCCCGCAACCCGGGCCGAAGCCATGAGCTTGATTCTCGGAAGGTAA
- the folP gene encoding dihydropteroate synthase has product MDSLAAAPGTGPATSPLPVLRARKSVTTFASLPKDRTVVMGILNCTPDSFSDGGEYDSTETAIAHGLRMFYGGADIIDVGGESTRPGAAEVDEAQEQERILPVIATLAKAGALVSVDTRHASTAALALDAGAGLINDVSGANVHPDMIALIAERQVPYVLMHSRGDSRHMDSLTQYTDVVDDVVRELSEIREKFYAAGVKADNLILDPGIGFSKNAEQNWELLANLHRVAEMGNKILVGTSRKRFLGSLLTSAGKAAAPKERDDATSATTALAGAQGVWGVRVHDVGASLDAAKVAARLLQGKANRDARLQAANESALAAATAAQDAQ; this is encoded by the coding sequence ATGGATTCCCTCGCAGCCGCACCCGGTACGGGCCCGGCCACCTCGCCCCTGCCCGTGCTTCGCGCCCGCAAATCAGTGACCACTTTTGCCTCCTTGCCCAAGGACCGCACGGTGGTGATGGGAATTTTGAACTGCACCCCGGACTCCTTCAGCGACGGCGGTGAGTACGACTCCACAGAGACGGCCATCGCCCATGGCCTGCGCATGTTCTACGGCGGCGCCGACATTATCGACGTGGGCGGGGAGTCCACCCGTCCGGGTGCAGCGGAGGTTGACGAGGCGCAGGAGCAAGAACGCATCCTGCCCGTCATTGCCACGCTGGCCAAGGCCGGTGCACTCGTCAGTGTCGACACCCGCCACGCCTCAACGGCTGCACTCGCGCTGGATGCCGGCGCCGGGCTCATCAATGACGTCTCCGGCGCCAACGTCCATCCGGACATGATCGCCTTGATCGCTGAGCGCCAAGTGCCGTACGTGCTGATGCACAGCCGTGGGGATTCGCGGCACATGGACTCGCTCACCCAGTACACCGACGTGGTGGATGATGTGGTGCGCGAACTGTCAGAGATTCGTGAGAAGTTCTATGCGGCAGGGGTCAAGGCGGACAACCTGATCCTTGACCCGGGCATCGGCTTCTCCAAGAACGCCGAACAAAACTGGGAACTGCTGGCCAATCTGCACCGCGTGGCGGAGATGGGCAACAAGATCCTGGTGGGCACCTCCCGCAAGCGCTTCCTCGGCTCGCTGCTGACAAGCGCCGGGAAGGCTGCTGCGCCCAAGGAGCGTGACGACGCAACCTCGGCCACCACCGCCCTTGCCGGTGCGCAGGGCGTTTGGGGTGTCCGCGTGCACGACGTCGGGGCCAGCCTTGACGCTGCCAAGGTCGCCGCCCGCCTCCTGCAGGGCAAGGCGAACCGTGATGCCCGCCTACAGGCGGCAAATGAATCCGCACTCGCGGCGGCCACGGCAGCGCAGGATGCACAGTGA
- a CDS encoding inorganic diphosphatase — MKHDVTIEIPRGSRVKYEVDHETGRVRLDRVLFTSMAYPTHYGFFDDTLGEDGDPLDALVMLQDFDLHPGVVVDARPIAVFNMTDDGGGDAKVLCVVDDKRFDHIQELSDVDEFLIKEIEHFFMRYKDLEPGKWVKAEGWADRAAAEAELEASIKRYEATKH; from the coding sequence ATGAAGCACGACGTCACCATCGAGATCCCCCGCGGATCACGCGTCAAGTACGAAGTTGACCATGAGACCGGCCGTGTCCGCCTGGACCGCGTGCTGTTCACGTCCATGGCGTACCCCACGCACTACGGCTTCTTCGATGACACCCTGGGCGAAGACGGTGACCCACTGGATGCGCTCGTCATGCTGCAGGACTTCGACCTGCACCCCGGCGTCGTTGTGGATGCCCGCCCCATCGCCGTGTTCAACATGACCGATGACGGCGGCGGCGACGCCAAGGTGCTGTGTGTTGTTGACGACAAGCGCTTCGACCACATCCAGGAACTCTCCGACGTGGACGAATTCCTGATCAAGGAGATCGAGCACTTCTTCATGCGTTACAAGGATCTTGAGCCCGGCAAATGGGTCAAGGCTGAGGGCTGGGCCGACCGCGCCGCTGCCGAAGCCGAACTGGAAGCTTCCATCAAGCGTTACGAAGCCACCAAGCACTAA
- a CDS encoding zinc-dependent metalloprotease, whose product MSPQTSPTATTPAPHSMVNWDLAAKTAARLAPAGPALSGSEISAAVDNLRLMAEKSVPHVHEISQLEAARDLRDSEVLVVDRASWAKANTQSFAVMMDPVLRALADKAAESVKGSPLGGPGAAVSATVTGAQLGGVLAFLSNKVLGQYDPFAALAPSASSRAQASGGRLLLVAPNILTVERELKVDPADFRLWVCLHEQTHRVQFAAAPWLRHHMLGEIEKLGELLVGDSENFGERLLQSAKELGSKRGKSDGNNSAGNASDGGDPSRGSVLDLLQNPEQKESLSHLTAVMSLLEGHANVVMDGVDQSIVPTVRTIRQRFNSRGKDRGIIEKFIRNLLGLDAKMRQYSDGAKFVRETVAIAGMEGFNNVWTQAENLPTEAEIHNARLWVERMGL is encoded by the coding sequence ATGAGCCCGCAGACAAGCCCCACAGCCACCACACCAGCTCCCCACTCCATGGTCAATTGGGATCTTGCCGCCAAAACAGCGGCCAGGCTGGCACCCGCCGGACCCGCGCTCAGCGGCTCGGAAATCTCCGCCGCCGTGGACAATCTGCGCCTCATGGCCGAAAAATCCGTGCCACACGTCCACGAAATCAGCCAGCTGGAAGCGGCCAGGGACCTGCGGGATTCCGAAGTTCTCGTGGTGGACAGGGCGTCCTGGGCCAAGGCCAACACCCAGAGTTTTGCCGTCATGATGGACCCCGTGCTGCGTGCCCTGGCCGACAAGGCGGCCGAATCCGTCAAGGGCTCGCCGCTCGGGGGCCCCGGCGCGGCCGTCAGCGCCACCGTGACGGGCGCCCAACTGGGCGGTGTGCTCGCCTTCCTCTCCAACAAGGTCCTGGGCCAGTACGACCCCTTCGCTGCACTGGCACCGTCCGCCTCGAGCAGGGCGCAGGCCTCCGGCGGGCGGCTGCTTCTTGTTGCGCCGAACATCCTCACGGTGGAGCGCGAGCTCAAGGTTGACCCGGCCGATTTCCGCCTGTGGGTGTGCCTGCACGAGCAAACCCACCGTGTGCAATTCGCCGCCGCACCATGGCTGCGCCACCACATGCTCGGGGAAATTGAAAAACTAGGTGAACTGCTCGTGGGCGATTCGGAGAACTTCGGTGAACGCCTGCTGCAGTCCGCCAAGGAACTGGGCAGCAAGCGCGGCAAGTCCGACGGCAACAATTCCGCCGGCAACGCGTCCGACGGCGGCGACCCCAGCCGCGGCAGCGTCCTGGACCTGCTGCAGAATCCGGAACAAAAAGAGTCGCTGTCCCACCTGACCGCCGTCATGAGCCTGCTTGAGGGCCACGCCAACGTCGTCATGGACGGGGTGGACCAAAGCATCGTCCCCACGGTGCGCACCATCCGCCAGCGCTTCAACAGCCGCGGCAAGGACCGCGGCATCATAGAAAAGTTCATCCGCAACCTGCTAGGCCTCGACGCAAAAATGCGCCAATACAGCGACGGCGCCAAATTTGTCCGGGAAACCGTGGCAATCGCCGGCATGGAGGGCTTCAACAACGTCTGGACGCAGGCCGAAAACCTGCCCACCGAAGCAGAAATCCACAACGCCCGCCTCTGGGTTGAACGGATGGGCCTGTAA
- the ftsH gene encoding ATP-dependent zinc metalloprotease FtsH → MKVKKLFKGPFVWIIVVVVLISAALFTLTGTGQSRIGTSEALNLLNTDKAVSVKVFGSEGRVDMVLKDNFVNEAGKDQGKNVQFYYGSYRATTMVDAIDNAKLKSFDDQPATNNFWSSMLSLLIPFVLIGLIFWFLFSRMQGGGNKVMQFGKSKAKLLTKDHPQVTFGDVAGADEAVEELHEIKDFLQNPDKFTAVGAKIPKGVLLYGPPGTGKTLLARAVAGEAGVPFYSISGSDFVEMFVGVGASRVRDLFEQAKANSPAIIFVDEIDAVGRHRGAGIGGGNDEREQTLNQLLVEMDGFDVKTNVILIAATNRPDVLDPALLRPGRFDRQIPVEAPDRLGREQILRVHSKGKPMAPGVDLNAVAKKTPGYTGADLANVLNEAALLTARSNAQLIDDRALDESIDRVMAGPQKRTRVMKELERKITAYHEGGHALVAAAMHNTAPVTKITILPRGRALGYTMVVPEDDKYSITRNELLDQMAYAMGGRVAEEIVFHDPSTGASNDIEKATATARAMVTQYGMSERIGAVKLGAAAGEPFLGASAGHDRDYSESVAAVVDEEVRKLIDQAHDDAYEALIMNRDVLDRLALELLERETLNQAEIAEIFTDLRKPSQRKVWLSKDSRPVSELPPVITAKERREAQAAGAPNPATVSPQDQLASAHLDGEVDAPNNVPGLDLGKGDAPDLPGQ, encoded by the coding sequence ATGAAAGTTAAGAAACTCTTCAAGGGTCCATTTGTCTGGATCATTGTGGTGGTGGTGCTCATTAGTGCTGCACTCTTCACCCTGACAGGCACCGGCCAGAGCCGCATCGGCACCTCCGAAGCCTTGAACCTGCTCAACACTGACAAGGCTGTCTCGGTCAAGGTCTTTGGTTCCGAGGGCCGTGTGGACATGGTCCTCAAGGACAACTTCGTCAACGAGGCCGGCAAGGACCAGGGCAAGAACGTCCAGTTCTACTACGGCAGCTACCGCGCAACCACCATGGTTGACGCCATTGACAACGCCAAGTTGAAGTCCTTCGACGACCAGCCCGCAACGAACAACTTCTGGTCCAGCATGCTCTCCCTGCTGATCCCCTTCGTCTTGATCGGCCTGATCTTCTGGTTCCTGTTCTCCCGCATGCAGGGCGGCGGCAACAAGGTCATGCAGTTCGGCAAGTCCAAGGCCAAGCTGCTCACCAAGGACCACCCCCAGGTCACGTTCGGCGACGTCGCCGGCGCGGATGAGGCCGTCGAGGAGCTGCACGAGATCAAGGACTTCCTGCAGAACCCGGACAAGTTCACCGCAGTAGGTGCCAAGATCCCCAAGGGCGTACTGCTGTACGGTCCTCCCGGAACCGGCAAGACCCTGCTGGCCCGTGCCGTTGCCGGCGAGGCAGGCGTACCCTTTTACTCCATCTCCGGCTCTGACTTTGTGGAAATGTTTGTCGGCGTGGGTGCCTCCCGTGTCCGCGACCTCTTCGAGCAGGCCAAGGCCAACTCCCCGGCCATCATTTTCGTTGACGAGATCGACGCCGTTGGCCGTCACCGTGGTGCCGGCATCGGCGGCGGAAACGATGAACGCGAGCAGACCCTCAACCAGCTGCTCGTGGAAATGGATGGTTTTGACGTCAAGACCAATGTCATCCTGATCGCCGCCACCAACCGCCCCGACGTCCTGGACCCCGCACTGCTGCGTCCGGGCCGCTTTGACCGCCAGATCCCCGTTGAAGCCCCCGACCGCCTGGGCCGCGAACAGATCCTGCGGGTGCACTCCAAGGGCAAGCCCATGGCGCCCGGCGTTGACCTGAACGCCGTCGCCAAGAAGACGCCCGGTTACACGGGTGCCGACCTGGCCAACGTCCTGAACGAGGCAGCCCTGCTGACCGCCCGTTCCAACGCCCAGCTCATTGACGACCGTGCACTGGATGAATCCATTGACCGCGTCATGGCTGGTCCGCAGAAGCGCACCCGCGTCATGAAGGAACTGGAACGCAAGATCACCGCCTACCACGAGGGCGGCCACGCCCTGGTTGCCGCGGCCATGCACAACACGGCCCCGGTCACCAAGATCACCATCCTGCCCCGAGGCCGCGCCCTGGGCTACACCATGGTGGTCCCCGAGGATGACAAGTACTCGATCACCCGCAACGAACTCCTCGACCAGATGGCCTACGCCATGGGCGGCCGTGTCGCGGAGGAAATCGTGTTCCACGACCCCTCCACCGGCGCCTCGAACGATATTGAGAAGGCCACGGCAACCGCCCGTGCCATGGTCACCCAGTACGGCATGAGCGAACGCATTGGTGCCGTGAAGCTCGGCGCAGCCGCCGGCGAGCCATTCCTGGGCGCCAGTGCCGGCCACGATCGGGACTACTCCGAATCAGTGGCTGCCGTGGTGGATGAGGAAGTCCGCAAGCTCATCGACCAGGCCCACGACGACGCCTACGAGGCGCTGATCATGAACCGCGACGTCCTGGACCGCCTGGCCCTGGAACTGCTGGAACGTGAGACCCTGAACCAGGCCGAGATTGCCGAGATCTTCACCGATCTGCGCAAGCCGTCCCAGCGCAAGGTGTGGCTGTCCAAGGATTCCCGCCCCGTCTCCGAGCTGCCCCCCGTCATCACGGCGAAGGAACGCCGTGAGGCGCAGGCCGCCGGTGCGCCGAATCCGGCGACCGTGTCGCCCCAGGACCAGCTCGCCAGCGCCCACCTCGACGGGGAAGTTGATGCCCCGAACAACGTGCCCGGCCTTGACTTGGGCAAGGGTGACGCCCCGGATCTGCCCGGCCAGTAG